In Primulina huaijiensis isolate GDHJ02 chromosome 6, ASM1229523v2, whole genome shotgun sequence, a single window of DNA contains:
- the LOC140979846 gene encoding eukaryotic initiation factor 4A-2-like: protein MAGTAPEGSQFDARQYDTKMNELLGADGEEFFTSYDEVYDSFDSMGLQENLLRGIYAYGFEKPSAIQQRGIVPFCKGLDVIQQAQSGTGKTATFCSGILQQLDYNIVECQALVLAPTRELAQQIEKVMRALGDYLGVKVHACVGGTSVREDQRILSSGVHVVVGTPGRVFDMLRRQSLRPDYIKMFVLDEADEMLSRGFKDQIYDIFQLLPPKIQVGVFSATMPPEALEITRKFMNKPVRILVKRDELTLEGIKQFYVNVDKDEWKLETLCDLYETLAITQSVIFVNTRRKVDWLTDKMRSRDHTVSATHGDMDQNTRDIIMREFRSGSSRVLITTDLLARGIDVQQVSLVINYDLPTQPENYLHRIGRSGRFGRKGVAINFVTRDDERMLFDIQKFYNVVIEELPANVADLL from the exons ATGGCTGGAACGGCACCTGAAGGTTCTCAATTTGATGCTCGCCAGTATGATACAAAAATGAATGAGTT GCTTGGAGCTGATGGAGAGGAATTTTTCACCAGTTATGATGAGGTGTATGACAGCTTTGATTCTATGGGCTTGCAGGAAAATCTTCTTAGGGGCATCTATGCTTATG GTTTTGAGAAGCCCTCTGCTATTCAACAAAGAGGTATTGTTCCCTTTTGCAAGGGGCTTGACGTGATTCAACAGGCTCAATCTGGAACTGGAAAGACTGCAACCTTCTGCTCTGGAATTTTGCAGCAGCTAGACTATAATATAGTTGAATGCCAGGCCTTGGTTCTGGCACCTACCCGTGAGCTTGCTCAGCAAATTGAGAAGGTCATGCGAGCGCTAGGTGATTATCTTGGTGTTAAGGTTCATGCTTGTGTTGGAGGTACCAGCGTTCGTGAAGATCAGAGAATTCTTTCTAGTGGGGTTCATGTCGTGGTTGGTACTCCTGGACGAGTTTTTGACATGTTGAGAAGGCAATCACTGCGGCCTGATTACATTAAAATGTTTGTTTTGGATGAAGCTGATGAAATGCTTTCACGAGGTTTTAAAGATCAG ATATATGATATCTTCCAGTTGCTGCCACCTAAGATCCAAGTTGGTGTATTCTCGGCTACTATGCCACCAGAAGCTCTTGAAATAACAAGAAAGTTCATGAATAAGCCCGTACGTATTCTTGTCAAACGTGACGAGTTAACCCTTGAGGGTATAAAGCAGTTTTATGTTAATGTTGACAAGGATGAGTGGAAACTGGAAACACTCTGTGACCTTTACGAGACTTTGGCCATCACTCAGAGTGTCATCTTTGTCAACACCAGGCGTAAGGTTGACTGGCTTACTGACAAAATGCGCAGCCGTGATCATACTGTATCTGCTACCCATGGTGACATGGACCAGAACACTAGAGATATCATCATGAGAGAATTCAGGTCAGGTTCATCTCGTGTTCTTATCACCACCGATCTCTTGGCTCGTGGTATTGATGTGCAGCAAGTTTCTCTCGTTATCAACTATGATTTGCCGACTCAGCCTGAGAATTACCTGCATCGTATTGGCCGAAGCGGAAGATTTGGGAGGAAGGGTGTTGCTATTAACTTTGTCACTAGAGATGATGAAAGAATGCTTTTCGATATACAGAAGTTCTACAATGTTGTGATCGAGGAGCTTCCCGCCAATGTCGCTGATCTCCTCTAA
- the LOC140978722 gene encoding glutamyl-tRNA(Gln) amidotransferase subunit C, chloroplastic/mitochondrial gives MILLRSLLLPPPLSSLRKSSFSTVLVQNKRFFAAKSSLELPDVQRLAETARISLTPQQVEEFEPKIQQVVEWFGQLQAVDLESIEPALRADTEGDNLRNDAPEIFDNRDAIIAAVPTFEDSYIKVPKVLNKE, from the exons ATGATCCTGCTGCGATCTTTGCTGCTGCCACCACCCCTTTCCAGTCTAAGGAAAAGCTCATTTTCCACGGTGTTGGTGCAAAATAAGCGATTTTTTGCGGCGAAATCGAGTCTCGAGCTGCCGGACGTTCAGCGCTTAGCTGAAACAGCTCGTATTTCCCTCACTCCCCAGCAA GTTGAAGAATTTGAacccaaaattcagcaagtggtGGAATG GTTTGGGCAACTTCAGGCTGTTGACCTTGAGAGTATTGAACCGGCCTTAAGAGCAG ATACTGAAGGTGACAATTTACGAAATGATGCTCctgaaatatttgataatag gGATGCTATAATAGCTGCTGTACCAACATTCGAAGATTCTTATATCAAAGTTCCTAAAGTCTTGAACAAGGAGTGA